Proteins encoded in a region of the Tachyglossus aculeatus isolate mTacAcu1 chromosome 11, mTacAcu1.pri, whole genome shotgun sequence genome:
- the CHST8 gene encoding carbohydrate sulfotransferase 8, which translates to MDLRAIIMRLTCMFSFILLFGVAGLVIFIHLQDPADIIHQQAPGIRYNVRPQQLKKDCISSSDQNEKNTDLRAAESPKGDPQDPPSQPQNFPIKVQSLERKSSGGRLQGTGGERKGPDMSPGHLHKHRRRFFLKKNPVLISLNSSTDTLAQLRSGMGDNRWEGLYRVQSERKKIMRETCSKYKSNTRRTITPYHVSRIFVEDKYQILYCEVPKAGCSNWKRVLMVLNGLAASTKDIQHDTVHYGNFLKRLDSFDRKGIYRRLNTYTKMLFIREPFEKLVSAFRDKFEHPNNYYHPVFGRAIISRYRVNATREALRTGSGVKFKEFIQYLLDVHKPVGMDIHWDHINRLCSPCLIDYDFVGKFESMEDDANFFLRLIGAPQNLTFPQFKDRHSDEERTTTKITQQYFAQLSPSQRQRTYDFYYMDYLMFNYTKPFDDLY; encoded by the exons gAATAAGGTATAACGTTAGACCACAACAACTCAAAAAA GACTGTATCTCGAGCAGTGACCAGAATGAGAAAAACACGGACCTGCGGGCAGCTGAGTCACCAAAGGGTGACCCTCAGGATCCCCCCAGCCAACCTCAGAATTTCCCCATCAAAGTTCAGAGCCTGGAGAGAAAGTCCAGTGGGGGCAGGCTCCAGGGGACAGGCGGTGAGAGAAAGGGGCCAGATATGAGCCCAGGCCACCTGCACAAGCACCGGAGGAGGTTTTTCCTCAAAAAGAACCCTGTCCTGATCTCCCTGAACAGCTCCACCGACACCCTGGCCCAGCTCCGATCTGGGATGGGGGACAACCGCTGGGAGGGCCTCTACCGGGTGCAGAGTGAGCGGAAGAAGATAATGCGAGAGACCTGCTCCAAATACAAAAGCAACACCCGCCGAACCATCACCCCCTACCACGTATCCCGGATCTTCGTGGAAGACAAATACCAGATTCTGTACTGTGAAGTGCCCAAGGCCGGATGCTCCAACTGGAAGCGTGTCCTCATGGTGTTGAACGGTCTGGCTGCCTCCACCAAAGATATCCAGCATGACACAGTCCACTACGGAAACTTCCTCAAGAGGCTGGACAGCTTTGACCGAAAAGGCATATATCGCCGACTGAACACTTACACCAAGATGCTGTTTATCCGGGAACCTTTCGAGAAGTTGGTCTCCGCTTTCCGCGATAAATTTGAGCATCCGAACAATTACTACCACCCCGTCTTTGGTAGAGCTATCATTTCCCGGTACCGGGTCAATGCCACCCGAGAGGCTTTAAGGACGGGCTCTGGGGTGAAGTTTAAGGAATTCATCCAGTACCTCCTGGATGTGCACAAACCAGTGGGGATGGATATACACTGGGATCACATCAACAGGCTCTGCAGCCCTTGCCTTATTGACTATGACTTTGTGGGGAAGTTTGAGAGCATGGAGGATGATGCCAATTTCTTCCTCCGCCTAATTGGCGCGCCCCAGAACTTGACTTTCCCCCAATTCAAAGACAGGCACTCTGACGAGGAGAGGACCACCACGAAAATCACCCAGCAATACTTTGCACAGCTGTCCCCGTCCCAGAGACAACGTActtatgatttttattatatgGATTATTTGATGTTCAACTATACCAAGCCTTTTGATGATCTTtactga